From a single Sulfolobus sp. E5-1-F genomic region:
- a CDS encoding DEAD/DEAH box helicase family protein, giving the protein MVRLRYFKGLLLSDFSAPGLTWNDEFKCYIGQANKYREVLSYFKRSHVEVEDNVLELLPFPLILDRIRLREYQREALNTWLKSKLGIIVIPTGGGKTVIGLKAIALVRLATLIVVPTIDLLQQWYENIKELLGVEAGRIGGGYDELKGITVITYDSAYTQLEKIGNKFGLVIFDEVHHLPSEGYSIIAQGLAAPYRLGLTATPERSDGRHKLYPSLVGPIVYRITVSNLVGKYLSNFEIQRIYVNLTEDEEKLYRHYRGILKKFLSQRNLELKSLNDFNKLIKLAAKDKEAREALLAWHEALKIAVNSKAKLEKLKDLLTELNGEKIIIFTRNTSMAYEISRLFLIPAITYKTNKQERIEILEKFRSGKYNVIVTSSVLDEGIDVPDASVAIVLGGYGTSRQFIQRLGRILRKKENKKARLIEIITKGTSDYNLSKRRRQNANL; this is encoded by the coding sequence GTGGTACGATTACGATATTTTAAAGGTTTATTACTGTCTGATTTTTCAGCTCCCGGTTTAACTTGGAATGATGAGTTTAAGTGTTATATAGGGCAAGCGAATAAGTATCGAGAAGTCCTTTCTTACTTCAAGAGATCTCATGTTGAAGTAGAGGATAACGTTCTAGAATTATTACCTTTTCCTTTGATTTTAGATCGAATAAGATTAAGGGAATATCAGCGAGAGGCTTTGAACACATGGCTAAAGAGTAAGCTTGGCATAATAGTGATTCCCACTGGAGGTGGAAAAACTGTAATAGGATTAAAGGCCATAGCTCTGGTTAGGCTCGCAACATTAATAGTAGTACCTACAATCGATTTATTACAGCAATGGTATGAAAATATAAAAGAGTTACTTGGAGTTGAGGCAGGAAGGATAGGAGGAGGATATGATGAACTTAAAGGAATAACTGTAATTACATATGATTCAGCGTATACCCAGCTAGAGAAAATAGGAAACAAGTTTGGATTAGTAATTTTTGATGAAGTTCATCATCTACCTTCAGAGGGATATTCCATAATAGCTCAAGGTTTAGCAGCACCATACAGATTAGGTTTGACTGCTACGCCGGAAAGAAGTGACGGAAGGCATAAATTATATCCCTCACTAGTAGGGCCTATAGTGTATAGGATCACAGTGTCTAACTTAGTCGGGAAATATCTTTCAAATTTTGAAATCCAACGTATATATGTAAATCTCACTGAAGATGAAGAAAAATTATATAGGCACTATAGAGGAATCCTAAAGAAATTTCTATCTCAACGCAATCTTGAGTTAAAATCGTTGAATGATTTCAACAAATTAATTAAGCTAGCAGCTAAGGATAAGGAAGCTAGAGAGGCGTTATTAGCATGGCATGAAGCTCTTAAAATCGCTGTAAATTCGAAAGCAAAGTTAGAGAAGCTAAAAGACTTACTCACGGAGCTAAATGGAGAGAAAATTATAATATTCACTAGAAATACGTCGATGGCATACGAAATATCAAGACTATTCTTAATTCCTGCAATTACATATAAGACTAATAAGCAAGAAAGAATAGAGATTCTTGAGAAATTTAGATCTGGAAAATACAATGTAATAGTAACTTCTAGTGTTCTTGATGAAGGTATTGACGTTCCAGATGCTTCTGTTGCCATAGTTTTAGGAGGTTATGGAACGTCTAGGCAATTCATACAGAGGTTGGGTAGAATCTTAAGGAAGAAAGAAAATAAAAAAGCTAGACTGATAGAAATAATAACTAAAGGTACTAGTGATTATAATTTAAGTAAAAGGCGAAGGCAAAATGCTAACCTCTGA
- a CDS encoding ATP-binding protein has product MMESIFEEEEGKLREAKIITRQTSDGRGTISFRNYIVEFPFSLKDKLGIGKLLAVNTIKENSYLILEVADIIPMHYGMINLDSTIPKEIRNEIMKKVSESWYSKDEKEIWIDSITYPLGYILEVNSNNIQFKKGYFPPLLGSSVKILNKKAYASFVCANSNISLGNILHEELSLEINLEKAIKYHLGIFAFTGSGKSNLASLIARKVLDNIPDTKVVIFDVSMEYAILLLDKLLEVPSRVVSLDRVPPNPVDASRKFLRSHVIPDDIIDIRDKIKKGAEILHQNEKMKQLYVPPEGFSYLTYADLIDLVKKQIEDKYTAISQKPLFYTFLSKLDNFMRERKLTVDDIIDDSINKLLDEIENLGKDAHLKENSSLFTFISGIRAYISLGIRETEDYDIENLAIEILDSSKDSPRLFILELPNLEEGRQVVATVINQIYNRRKRMYSDNPKVLFVIDEAQEFIPYDTKQKDKSEASSTAIEKLLRHGRKYHLHSLISTQRLAYLNTNALQQLHSYFISTLPRPYDRQLLAETFGISDMLLDKTLELEPGQWLLVSFKSALPHDVPVFFAAENNLDLLKDKISKL; this is encoded by the coding sequence ATGATGGAAAGTATTTTTGAAGAAGAAGAGGGAAAACTAAGAGAAGCCAAAATAATAACTAGACAAACATCTGATGGCAGGGGTACAATATCTTTTAGAAATTATATAGTAGAATTTCCCTTCTCGCTAAAGGATAAATTAGGTATAGGAAAATTGCTTGCTGTAAATACAATAAAGGAAAATAGCTATCTGATTTTAGAAGTTGCGGATATTATTCCAATGCACTATGGTATGATAAATCTGGACTCTACAATACCTAAGGAGATTAGAAATGAAATCATGAAAAAAGTTAGTGAAAGTTGGTATTCGAAAGATGAGAAAGAAATATGGATAGATTCAATAACTTATCCCTTAGGATATATTCTTGAAGTGAATTCGAATAATATTCAATTCAAAAAAGGATATTTCCCACCTTTATTGGGTTCCTCTGTTAAGATTTTGAATAAAAAGGCATATGCATCATTTGTCTGTGCAAATAGTAATATAAGTTTAGGAAACATTCTACATGAAGAACTTTCTCTAGAAATAAATCTAGAAAAAGCAATAAAGTACCACCTAGGAATTTTCGCCTTTACGGGTTCTGGTAAATCAAATTTAGCGTCCTTAATAGCGAGAAAAGTATTAGATAACATACCCGACACTAAAGTTGTAATATTTGATGTATCAATGGAGTATGCAATACTTCTCTTAGATAAGTTGCTTGAAGTTCCATCTAGAGTCGTAAGCTTAGATAGAGTTCCTCCCAATCCAGTTGATGCGAGTAGAAAATTTTTAAGAAGTCACGTGATCCCTGATGATATTATAGATATTAGAGATAAGATAAAAAAAGGTGCAGAAATTTTACATCAAAATGAAAAAATGAAACAGTTATATGTTCCACCTGAAGGTTTTTCCTACTTAACTTATGCTGATTTAATAGATCTAGTCAAAAAGCAAATAGAAGATAAATATACTGCTATATCCCAGAAACCACTATTTTACACTTTTCTAAGTAAGTTAGATAATTTCATGAGAGAAAGAAAACTAACAGTAGATGATATCATAGATGACTCTATTAACAAGCTACTGGATGAAATAGAAAATTTAGGGAAAGATGCACATTTAAAGGAGAATTCGTCACTGTTTACATTTATATCTGGTATAAGAGCATACATCTCACTTGGTATTAGAGAAACTGAAGATTATGATATAGAAAATTTAGCAATAGAAATTTTAGACTCTTCCAAGGACTCACCTAGATTATTCATTTTAGAACTCCCTAACCTAGAGGAGGGAAGGCAAGTAGTTGCGACTGTAATTAATCAAATCTACAATAGGAGAAAGAGAATGTATTCTGACAATCCTAAAGTACTATTCGTAATCGATGAAGCTCAAGAGTTTATACCTTACGATACCAAACAAAAAGATAAAAGTGAAGCTTCAAGCACTGCCATAGAGAAATTACTTAGACATGGAAGAAAGTATCATTTACACTCTCTCATAAGTACTCAAAGATTAGCTTATCTAAACACTAACGCACTACAACAACTACACTCTTACTTCATAAGTACGCTTCCTAGGCCTTACGATAGACAGTTATTGGCCGAAACTTTTGGGATAAGCGATATGCTCTTAGATAAGACTCTAGAACTGGAACCAGGACAATGGTTATTAGTAAGCTTCAAATCGGCTCTCCCTCATGATGTCCCAGTATTCTTTGCAGCGGAAAATAATCTAGATTTATTAAAAGATAAAATAAGTAAGTTATGA
- a CDS encoding translation elongation factor, which translates to MYYGSVITVLSSDKNKVTEIAEKLGKLHETANTKIYYRKKGEYIRSILLTTEYPEKIIDLAEALSLSSTAILYIPETLTWMDGELALLIDSLNTHNKIVISNLDRGKINNILSSLSSFIKFELYNDISDLSETKEEDKGIVYVDRVFTVKGVGTVVTGFSFTNVETHDKLVALPYNKEVEIKSIQVLDEDQKSVSTGIRVGFALKNVKEEEIEDLMYLVKPNVKVTKEIEGQITNYKWSTINQGQNHIIVKGHAISVNIKIDNQKAKIISSVPIPIVENRIPILNVNVRQGKPRVSGYINL; encoded by the coding sequence ATGTATTATGGGAGTGTAATTACAGTCTTATCGTCAGATAAGAATAAAGTGACTGAGATTGCTGAAAAATTAGGTAAACTTCATGAAACCGCCAATACTAAAATATATTATCGAAAAAAAGGTGAATATATCAGATCAATCCTATTAACTACAGAGTATCCAGAAAAAATTATAGATCTAGCTGAAGCATTATCGCTTTCGTCCACTGCGATATTATATATACCAGAAACTTTAACGTGGATGGATGGAGAACTAGCACTTCTAATTGATTCTCTAAATACACATAATAAAATAGTAATATCTAACCTAGATAGAGGTAAAATAAATAATATTTTAAGTTCTTTAAGCTCCTTTATTAAATTCGAACTATACAATGATATTTCCGACTTAAGCGAGACGAAAGAGGAGGACAAGGGAATAGTTTATGTAGATAGAGTATTTACAGTCAAAGGTGTTGGAACTGTAGTTACTGGATTCTCATTTACAAATGTTGAAACTCATGATAAATTGGTAGCGTTACCTTATAATAAGGAGGTTGAAATAAAGAGTATTCAAGTTTTAGATGAGGATCAAAAAAGTGTTTCGACTGGAATTAGGGTAGGGTTTGCTCTGAAAAACGTAAAAGAAGAGGAAATAGAAGATTTAATGTATTTGGTTAAGCCAAATGTTAAGGTTACAAAAGAAATAGAAGGACAAATAACTAATTACAAATGGTCCACTATAAATCAAGGGCAAAATCACATAATAGTTAAGGGTCATGCAATAAGTGTTAATATAAAAATCGATAATCAAAAAGCTAAGATTATTTCATCTGTTCCAATACCTATCGTTGAAAATAGGATACCCATCTTAAACGTTAACGTAAGACAAGGAAAACCAAGAGTATCTGGGTATATTAATTTATAA
- a CDS encoding alcohol dehydrogenase catalytic domain-containing protein, translating to MKGAILYKYNEPLIIEDNIQIDKPKAGEIKIRIEATGLCHSDVNVFEGKTPVPPPVIAGHEISGIVEEVGDNVTEFKPGDRVISAFIHPCGKCKNCIMGNENLCEVFAKNRLNGTLLDGTTRLHFRDGTPIRAFLGGGFAEYVIVPHTALTKVPEDLDLKKVAVLGCAGLTAYGAVNSARIEPGETVAVIGVGGVGLSVIQMLKIAGAGRIIAIGTRKWKLEKALELGASDVVNSKETDVIRAVKNITGGGPDVVIEIAGTTETVKMSLDMVRIGGKVVLVGLPPTTAEIPIRIASIVRGGIKIIGDYGGRPRVDMPRLIELVRLGKYDPNALVTGKFRLEEINEAVKLLEQGEAIRSLIIPN from the coding sequence ATGAAAGGTGCAATATTGTATAAATATAATGAACCATTAATTATTGAAGATAATATTCAAATAGATAAACCTAAGGCTGGTGAAATCAAAATTAGAATTGAAGCAACTGGCCTATGTCATTCAGATGTAAACGTATTTGAGGGAAAAACCCCGGTCCCTCCACCAGTTATTGCAGGACATGAAATATCTGGTATTGTGGAGGAGGTAGGAGATAACGTCACGGAGTTTAAACCTGGCGATAGAGTTATATCAGCATTTATCCATCCTTGTGGTAAATGTAAAAATTGTATCATGGGAAATGAGAATTTATGCGAAGTTTTTGCAAAAAACCGACTAAACGGAACATTACTAGATGGTACTACTAGATTACACTTTAGGGATGGTACTCCAATAAGGGCATTTTTAGGAGGAGGATTTGCAGAATATGTAATAGTACCTCATACTGCGCTCACTAAAGTTCCAGAAGATTTAGATTTGAAAAAGGTTGCAGTATTGGGTTGTGCGGGCTTAACTGCTTATGGTGCTGTAAATTCAGCTAGAATAGAACCTGGTGAAACAGTTGCTGTAATTGGAGTTGGCGGTGTTGGATTGTCTGTAATACAGATGTTAAAGATCGCTGGTGCAGGCAGAATAATAGCAATTGGGACTAGAAAATGGAAATTAGAAAAAGCGTTAGAACTAGGGGCTAGTGATGTAGTTAACTCTAAGGAGACTGATGTTATTAGAGCAGTCAAGAATATAACCGGTGGGGGACCTGATGTTGTAATAGAGATAGCAGGGACTACCGAAACAGTGAAAATGTCTTTAGATATGGTTAGAATAGGAGGAAAGGTAGTACTAGTAGGATTACCTCCAACTACTGCTGAAATTCCAATTAGAATAGCAAGTATAGTTAGAGGAGGTATTAAAATTATAGGAGACTATGGTGGGAGGCCCAGAGTGGATATGCCTAGACTTATTGAGCTTGTAAGATTGGGAAAATATGACCCTAATGCATTAGTTACAGGGAAATTTAGATTAGAAGAAATTAACGAGGCAGTAAAATTATTAGAGCAAGGAGAGGCAATAAGAAGTTTAATAATTCCTAATTAA
- a CDS encoding TIGR00304 family membrane protein has product MKLIAAGLTLIFLGFILLFLGVVSQVQTPQTTTSSSPQFAGLVLLGPIPIAFGNVPPSVLSNLIIVGVVFTIIMLIIYLIMFIIGRKTARAPF; this is encoded by the coding sequence ATGAAGTTAATTGCGGCTGGTCTCACATTAATATTTCTTGGTTTCATTCTACTCTTCCTAGGTGTGGTATCACAAGTTCAAACTCCACAGACAACTACTTCATCTTCTCCGCAATTCGCAGGATTAGTGTTATTAGGGCCAATTCCAATAGCATTTGGCAATGTCCCACCATCAGTCTTAAGTAACCTAATTATAGTTGGTGTTGTATTTACCATAATAATGTTAATTATTTATTTAATAATGTTTATAATTGGAAGAAAAACTGCCAGAGCTCCATTTTAA
- a CDS encoding thiamine-phosphate synthase family protein: MLKSPLSMFDDIFIPSIRVLEAKRLRELHMSQTRIANLLGVSQPAVKQYLDEDENSYIKRLQNLGLTHEEIEDFLDKLTQLLMNGDSKQVMQYISMFFLSNLGRLKFCKYHKMVDSEIPVDCDICKSLYKENEEEMMELALSLLQNESVAELIPEVLSNLAFAKANAKKEEDVLAIPGRITKIRNLPTPASKPMWGGSKHLAKVLLSVMKNHPTVRSVMNIKYNEKVEMVLKEIGYKFKKVGPQNDIGNDRIAETIATVFDEGTDAVIHLGGTGIEANTYVFGKDPLEVVRKIINIAVRYKEISSP, translated from the coding sequence GTGCTAAAATCACCACTATCAATGTTTGATGACATATTCATACCATCAATTAGAGTATTAGAGGCTAAAAGACTTAGGGAACTACATATGAGCCAAACAAGGATTGCTAATCTTTTAGGAGTAAGCCAACCAGCAGTAAAACAATACTTAGATGAAGACGAAAATTCGTATATTAAAAGATTACAGAATTTGGGACTAACACATGAGGAAATAGAAGATTTTCTGGATAAACTTACACAATTACTGATGAATGGTGATTCTAAACAAGTAATGCAATATATCAGTATGTTTTTCCTTTCCAATCTAGGTAGGCTAAAATTCTGTAAATATCACAAAATGGTTGATAGTGAAATTCCAGTTGATTGTGATATTTGTAAGAGTCTATACAAAGAGAATGAAGAAGAAATGATGGAACTTGCACTATCACTGCTTCAAAACGAGTCTGTAGCGGAATTAATCCCAGAAGTTTTGAGCAATTTAGCCTTTGCAAAAGCTAACGCTAAGAAGGAAGAAGATGTACTTGCAATTCCAGGGAGAATAACTAAAATTAGAAACTTACCAACACCCGCCTCTAAACCGATGTGGGGAGGAAGTAAACATTTAGCAAAGGTACTATTATCAGTGATGAAAAATCATCCCACTGTGAGATCGGTTATGAATATCAAGTATAATGAGAAAGTGGAAATGGTATTGAAGGAAATTGGTTATAAATTTAAGAAAGTAGGTCCTCAGAACGATATAGGTAATGATAGAATAGCTGAAACAATAGCCACAGTATTTGATGAAGGTACAGATGCGGTAATACATTTAGGCGGTACTGGTATTGAGGCCAACACTTACGTTTTTGGCAAAGATCCGTTAGAAGTTGTAAGGAAGATCATAAATATTGCAGTTAGGTATAAAGAAATTTCCTCGCCTTAA
- a CDS encoding DNA double-strand break repair nuclease NurA: MNMSSNIDSGDFSTIVRLRSDKNYFLNRELTFAAIDGTFSDIILEGNKGAYIVIGIVKGRIFKDFKFTIEDISVNDELCICEAEKRMRELEYSSMKENEVDLIFFDRKLSFDKSLGISVPKNSIGIVKDFDIVKRETLNKIENPPWLIITEKHGDMIYGYFKLFPFSWVFYIESQVFVENQEELLYLIYNLAKESIPESLGYNYPLFLADKLVKYYRNKLSKLLTLNSLQSNIRYREFRSWIERLRNDGKYF; this comes from the coding sequence ATGAATATGTCATCAAACATTGATAGTGGTGATTTTAGCACAATAGTAAGATTGAGATCAGACAAAAATTACTTTCTGAATAGAGAGTTAACGTTTGCTGCAATTGATGGAACCTTCTCTGACATTATTTTGGAAGGAAATAAGGGAGCATATATAGTAATAGGCATAGTCAAAGGTAGAATATTTAAGGATTTCAAATTTACTATAGAGGATATTTCAGTTAATGACGAGCTATGTATTTGTGAAGCAGAAAAGAGGATGAGAGAACTAGAATACTCCAGTATGAAAGAAAATGAAGTTGATTTAATATTTTTCGATAGGAAACTATCATTCGACAAATCTTTAGGTATTTCTGTTCCTAAAAATTCCATCGGAATTGTAAAGGATTTTGATATAGTAAAAAGGGAAACTCTGAATAAAATAGAAAATCCTCCTTGGCTAATAATTACTGAAAAACATGGTGATATGATTTATGGATATTTTAAACTGTTCCCATTCTCGTGGGTATTCTACATAGAGTCTCAAGTTTTTGTAGAAAATCAAGAAGAATTGCTTTACCTAATATATAATCTAGCTAAGGAATCAATACCAGAAAGCTTAGGGTATAATTATCCATTATTTTTAGCAGATAAGTTAGTGAAATATTACAGAAATAAATTAAGCAAGTTATTAACTCTCAACAGTCTGCAAAGTAATATTAGATACAGAGAATTTAGAAGTTGGATTGAGAGATTAAGAAATGATGGAAAGTATTTTTGA
- a CDS encoding DUF790 family protein produces MLTSDLARFKIENQRIIPLFATDSDIDVAKEVINMFKIGAKVGDVLEDLKYLSKIYDYKLVKGLGKIYLRYCTVESETKIDYIELRRQLFSRGPALEENTKEKILKEVSSIFHVDPIKVMYEDLDVEKKIVELPKFSPEDLLKIYNLSLLQTIIFNAYKVTVSVSEGWREIARRIKMLGLMYLAYENPLRIEIFGPLSLVKMTEKYGRNLAALVPFLVSKNKWTIIADIVLGKNKRRTYRLELSSSYSKLFKYINDQEIEKRFDSSIEEKFYEEFRRVIRDWSIVREPEPIVIEKRLYFPDFVLSKGNIKVYVEIMGFWTKEYVNSKLEKLRNFKYPILVLLNEELSYENYIPDTLNVIKFKKKVDIVKLYSALRNFQANINEDVDLSGINDDIILIKELSTRYNVDEKVIRSKLMQRSDYIVLKNYAIKKSFIEELKKEDFSNTQLSSLVKKYGNYIVDVIDYLGYKIVWKNISDATVEKN; encoded by the coding sequence ATGCTAACCTCTGATCTGGCTAGGTTTAAGATAGAAAATCAAAGGATAATTCCGCTATTTGCTACAGACTCTGACATAGATGTAGCAAAGGAAGTCATTAATATGTTTAAAATAGGAGCAAAAGTAGGTGATGTGTTAGAAGATTTAAAATATTTATCTAAGATATATGATTATAAATTAGTAAAGGGATTAGGTAAAATTTATCTAAGATATTGTACAGTTGAGAGTGAGACTAAGATTGATTATATAGAATTGCGTAGGCAATTATTTAGTAGGGGTCCAGCATTAGAGGAAAATACTAAGGAGAAAATATTAAAAGAGGTCAGTAGCATTTTTCATGTTGATCCCATAAAGGTAATGTATGAGGATCTTGACGTTGAAAAGAAAATAGTAGAACTCCCTAAATTTTCTCCTGAAGATCTATTAAAGATCTACAATCTTTCCCTTTTACAAACCATTATTTTCAATGCGTATAAGGTCACAGTTTCAGTTAGTGAAGGCTGGAGAGAAATCGCTAGAAGAATAAAAATGTTAGGATTAATGTATTTAGCATATGAAAATCCACTTAGAATAGAGATTTTTGGCCCATTATCCTTAGTAAAGATGACAGAAAAATATGGGAGAAATTTGGCTGCGCTAGTACCGTTTTTAGTCTCTAAGAATAAGTGGACCATTATAGCTGATATAGTTTTAGGCAAAAATAAAAGAAGAACTTATAGGCTAGAACTCTCCAGTAGTTATTCTAAACTTTTTAAGTATATTAATGATCAAGAGATAGAGAAAAGATTTGATAGTTCAATTGAGGAAAAGTTCTACGAGGAGTTTAGAAGGGTCATAAGGGATTGGAGTATAGTAAGGGAACCTGAACCTATAGTGATAGAAAAAAGACTCTATTTTCCGGATTTTGTACTCAGTAAAGGCAATATTAAGGTATACGTAGAGATAATGGGATTTTGGACTAAAGAATATGTAAATTCTAAGCTAGAGAAACTTAGAAACTTCAAATATCCTATTTTAGTTCTCTTGAATGAAGAGCTTTCATATGAAAACTATATACCGGATACTTTAAATGTAATAAAATTTAAGAAAAAAGTTGATATAGTTAAACTATATTCAGCTTTAAGAAACTTTCAAGCAAATATCAATGAGGATGTCGACTTGAGCGGTATCAATGATGATATTATCTTGATTAAGGAATTATCAACCAGGTATAATGTGGATGAAAAGGTAATTAGAAGCAAGTTGATGCAAAGATCAGACTATATAGTACTAAAAAATTACGCTATAAAGAAATCATTTATAGAAGAGTTAAAAAAGGAAGATTTCTCAAATACACAACTTTCTTCATTAGTAAAAAAATACGGAAATTACATAGTTGATGTTATAGATTATTTAGGTTATAAAATTGTTTGGAAGAATATTTCGGATGCAACAGTGGAAAAAAATTAA